Proteins encoded within one genomic window of candidate division WOR-3 bacterium:
- a CDS encoding T9SS type A sorting domain-containing protein produces MRVKSIVTVLLLGFTMLSAQAVDTTIYAIQYERDPNTQASLWVYQTVTLRGIVVAKTGVTGTRNIFVEMNPGGPWRGIMVYFPASAGTLPPINVGDSVVFTGGVLEYYGNTEIQVNSISDFQIVDTGHTPPAPALITCAHLDTTSTSAFPVDSAEAYEGVLVRIENAYVTRTGLGTNNEFEISDGTGYVIVRNNYSYTPTVGDAMNIQGIVETRTLGGITYYMLRPRSIDDYEFLLPGVADIYSIDRNKVLIKFKTPMRPSTAQDPTKYILQDSATSTPLNVISAEVSTSDSHYVTLTTDNMVDALKYRFFGQNLTDTYGQQVTDTAYFYGGFTPITLIESDTMPNDSANGFRSNWMGRTVTITGIITGWKDKFLYPIFFVQQGEGPWTGIHGFDSPNFIPVNAMQEGDSVIIAGDVAEYGANAITELINIRYYRVVSSGHTVNPVVVPLPDLRNEAGAVSEQWEHVLVAVQPPVFVYDVGTGGDWRVYTYVEPDTFVLTVEGDQAIGYTWRPTEVHQQIDMLVGILRYRGTLYPRTDADIVPSSVRETGLVTLKNSIAKSSLELSIPTNANMVRAELYNVEGRKVITLYEGKGFGKSVKVDVSNVRPGAYFLVVNADGKVATQKVVIVK; encoded by the coding sequence ATGAGGGTCAAAAGTATAGTAACAGTACTCCTCCTGGGCTTCACAATGCTGAGCGCCCAGGCGGTGGATACCACCATATATGCGATCCAGTACGAGAGGGATCCAAACACCCAGGCTTCCCTTTGGGTATATCAGACCGTTACCCTAAGGGGTATTGTTGTTGCTAAGACGGGGGTTACAGGCACTCGTAACATCTTCGTCGAAATGAATCCAGGAGGCCCTTGGCGTGGTATAATGGTTTACTTCCCAGCCTCTGCTGGAACTTTGCCCCCAATAAACGTAGGTGACAGTGTGGTTTTCACAGGCGGTGTATTAGAGTATTATGGTAATACGGAAATTCAAGTTAACAGTATAAGCGATTTTCAGATTGTTGATACAGGACATACACCACCTGCACCAGCACTCATTACCTGTGCCCATCTTGATACAACATCCACTTCTGCTTTCCCTGTCGACTCCGCTGAGGCCTACGAAGGTGTTCTTGTGAGAATTGAAAATGCCTACGTAACGAGAACTGGGCTTGGAACCAATAACGAATTTGAGATCTCTGATGGCACTGGTTATGTTATTGTAAGGAACAATTACTCATACACTCCTACCGTTGGCGATGCGATGAACATTCAAGGGATTGTAGAAACCAGAACACTTGGTGGTATAACCTATTACATGCTGAGGCCAAGGTCTATTGACGATTATGAATTCTTACTCCCTGGTGTCGCTGACATTTACTCCATCGATAGAAACAAGGTATTGATCAAGTTCAAGACCCCAATGAGACCTTCTACTGCTCAAGATCCAACAAAGTATATTTTGCAGGATAGTGCAACTTCAACCCCTCTCAATGTGATTTCAGCGGAGGTATCAACCAGTGATAGCCATTATGTGACCTTGACAACTGACAACATGGTTGATGCACTTAAATATAGATTCTTTGGACAGAACCTAACAGACACCTACGGACAACAAGTTACCGATACAGCCTATTTCTACGGTGGCTTTACCCCGATAACTTTAATTGAGTCTGATACTATGCCGAATGATTCTGCCAATGGTTTCAGGAGTAACTGGATGGGAAGAACTGTGACGATCACAGGTATAATCACGGGCTGGAAGGACAAATTCCTTTATCCAATCTTCTTTGTGCAGCAGGGTGAAGGACCCTGGACGGGTATTCACGGATTTGATAGCCCCAATTTCATCCCTGTAAATGCGATGCAAGAAGGGGATTCGGTGATAATTGCAGGTGATGTTGCTGAATACGGTGCCAATGCAATAACAGAACTTATCAACATAAGGTATTATAGGGTTGTAAGTAGTGGGCATACTGTAAATCCAGTAGTGGTTCCTTTACCGGATCTTAGAAACGAAGCGGGTGCCGTTTCTGAACAATGGGAACACGTATTGGTGGCTGTTCAACCACCGGTGTTTGTGTATGATGTTGGTACTGGTGGCGATTGGAGAGTATATACTTATGTTGAGCCAGATACCTTTGTCTTAACGGTCGAGGGGGATCAGGCGATTGGATATACCTGGAGGCCCACTGAAGTTCATCAGCAGATTGATATGCTCGTAGGTATTTTAAGGTACAGAGGGACCCTCTATCCGAGAACTGATGCAGATATTGTACCTTCCAGTGTTAGAGAGACTGGCTTAGTGACATTGAAAAACTCGATTGCAAAATCAAGCTTAGAGCTTAGTATACCGACAAATGCGAACATGGTAAGGGCTGAACTTTACAATGTCGAAGGTAGAAAGGTGATAACGCTTTATGAAGGCAAAGGGTTTGGAAAGAGCGTGAAGGTTGATGTATCCAATGTGAGACCTGGTGCCTACTTCTTAGTTGTCAATGCGGATGGTAAGGTGGCTACTCAGAAGGTAGTGATAGTAAAGTAA